Proteins from a single region of Canis lupus familiaris isolate Mischka breed German Shepherd unplaced genomic scaffold, alternate assembly UU_Cfam_GSD_1.0 chrUn_S668H830, whole genome shotgun sequence:
- the LOC119879344 gene encoding olfactory receptor 4C46-like, with protein MEIRNNVTEFVLLGLTENPKMQKIIFVVFLVIYIVSVVGNVLTVVTITASPLSGSPMYFFLAYLSLIDACYSSVNTPTLIIESLREKKTIPFNACIIQIFGEHFFGGADVILLTVMAYDRYVAICKPLHYMTIMNRRLCGLLMAVVWVGGFLHAAIQILFIIPLPFCGPNVIDHFICDLNPLLNLACTDTHTLGFFVAANSGFICVLNFLLLMVSYVVILRSLKNHSLEARRKALSTCVSHITVVVLFFVPCIFVYMRPAATLSIDKAVAVFYTTITPMLNPLIYTLRNDQMKNAIRKLCSRNASVGDK; from the coding sequence GCTACTGGGGCTCACAGAGAATCCAAAGATGCAGAAAATCATATTTGTTGTGTTTCTGGTCATCTACATCGTCTCTGTGGTAGGAAATGTGCTCACCGTGGTCACTATCACTGCCAGCCCATTATCGGGGTCCCCCATGTACTTTTTCCTGGCCTATCTCTCCCTCATTGATGCCTGCTATTCTTCTGTCAATACCCCCACCCTCATCATAGAGTCACTCCGTGAAAAGAAGACCATCCCATTCAATGCATGCATAATCCAAATCTTTGGGGAACATTTCTTTGGAGGTGCTGATGTCATCCTGCTTActgtgatggcctatgaccgctatgtggccatctgcaagccactGCACTACATGACCATCATGAATCGGCGGCTATGTGGCCTGCTCATGGCAGTGGTGTGGGTGGGAGGCTTTCTTCATGCAGCCATACAGATCCTCTTTATCATCCCACTACCCTTCTGTGGCCCTAACGTCATAGATCACTTTATATGTGATCTGAATCCTTTGCTCAATCTTGCCTGCACTGATACCCACACTCTTGGGTTCTTTGTTGCTGCCAACAGTGGTTTCATCTGTGTCTTAAACTTCCTCCTCCTCATGGTTTCCTATGTGGTCATTCTGCGCTCCCTAAAGAACCACAGCTTGGAGGCGAGGCGCAAAGCcctctccacctgtgtctctcacATCACAGTGGTCGTCCTATTCTTTGTGCCCTGCATATTTGTGTACATGAGACCCGCAGCTACTTTATCCATTGATAAAGCAGTTGCAGTGTTCTATACTACAATAACTCCCATGTTAAATCCTTTAATCTATACCTTGAGAAATGACCagatgaaaaatgccattaggaAACTGTGTAGTAGGAATGCTAGTGTGGGTGACAAATAA